The Anas acuta chromosome 2, bAnaAcu1.1, whole genome shotgun sequence genomic interval TCCCTTTCTCGTCAGGCAGTTACTTCTTTAGTCACCCAGGGCCCTTCACCTTCTTCTCCGTCAGGATGATTTTGGAGGCAACCCTTGCTCTTCTCTTGGTGAAGCAGCTGGTGCAACCTAAATAGAGACTGAAGAACTGCAAACTCCAGAGGTCATGATGTACCAGCTCAATCCCTTTCAAGGACTATGAAGATAAAGCAAAGTCTCTGATTCTGGGTAGCTTCataaagagcagaaaatgctgGGATTTCATACTGAATAAGCTGAGAGCCATGAGCAGGAGACAGGAACCAGCAGCTTCTGATTCTGTGCTGAGATGGACAAAGGTTAGAGGTAGAAGTGCAGGAGCCTCTGATGGTCCTCTGTGATCAGAGCTGGGTCCCAACACTTGTTATCTCCCAAAAATCTTTCTACCCAAATCTCTATGACCTCAACCACAGAGGCATCCAAGGACCTAGGTGAGCATTCTCTCAAGGCAGCATTTGGTCTCTCCCTCTTTCCTAGGAAACAGAATTGACCTACAAGGGCCCAACTGACACCAAACAAAATGGGCAGCTCTTCTATTGTGTCTGTCTTGAGATAATTCTTCCTTCTCATGGGAATTAAGGGTGTtacagaggacagaaagcatGTGTCTTTGAGGCTATACAGTGGATAATGTAGTGGGCCACTTAGGGCACTCAGAAGGAAACAGTGCCTCAGTCCAGGAACATTGCACCCCTATCTGCCTTGCTCCATCCATATGGGGCAGAAATTACAGGCTGCTCACAGTCGTTTACCTTCTTTGTTTCCAAAATTGCAGCTTTCAGGTGACACCtagtcaaaataaaaacacaacgTGAGTCACTGATAGGAAATAACAGTGCAGGCGAATGCAGATTTTGCCAGGTTTTATGTGGCAGATTAAAGAGTAGCTCTGGGACTTCCAGCAGGCAGAGGTTAGGGAGACACTACCTGCAGCATCAGGCCGTTGGGGTAGCTAGTGAGGGATCATGGTGGCAACCCAGGTGTGGCACATGTATTTTCTGCTCTCCCTCTGCAGAAACACTTTTGCAACGTGCAGGGAATGTCACTCCTGTGCCTGCTTTCCACTCCCTATCATAGAACAGAGTCATAccatagaacagcttgggttggaagggaccttaaaatcCATTTAGTTCCATCCCCCTGtcatgtgcagggacacctcccaccagcccaggctgcccaaagccccatccagcctggccttgagcacctccagggatggggcatccacagcttctctgggcagcctgtgccagggcctcaccaccctctgagtgaaaagtttcctcctaacatctaatctaaatcttggACTTCTCCCAGTGCATCATCTTAAATCTAAACCTGCAGTCCTGAAAACCCTTTTTCCCTGTTGCTTATTGCTACTGGAAATAGTTTACAGTTCCAAAGTACAACCATGTCTCTCCTTTAACATAGAATACCTACGGTACAGATACCTACACCTGAGCTAGGCATTGGTTATATATACACTCACAACTGGTGTGGCTCATTCAGAGCAgctcaataaaatgaaaaaacttGGTGCTGAGGATATTATGTGCAAGCCATAGATGATTCAGGGGCTATCTGGAGTAGCTCTAGGTTAGTCTTGTGGACCGAATATTCATTTGTGTTGGACTGCATTAGACAtactcctgcagctcagcttttgGGACATTTTTATCCAAAAGGAGTGCAGTTCTCAGCCTCAGTGTAAACCAAATCATAGCACTGAAGCCAATCAGGAGGATTACTTCAAAAGCAGAACCTTAATCCCAAGCAGAATGCTCGTGTAAACATACCCACTGCAGGCTCCTCTAATATTTTTCAGTCGGGTTTGTAGGCTTGGTTCATTCAACCCATCTCAGACTCCAGTTTTCAGTAGGGgacaaaaagctgaaattccACAGGCTGTACTAAGTGGAAGCCAGAGATCCTTTCTTGCCTTGCACTCCATGACTCCAGGGTATGGTGATTTCCCTGAGGAAGACAGCGCTGCCTGCCCACAGGGCTTGCAAAGGTAAATATTATCAAGTGTCCCTTGTAGTCAAGCATCAGGTGCTGCGGGCACAGCGGTGACTAAGCAGGTCAAGTCTCAACAAAAGGCAGGGGACAGCAGAGTCATCACAGCAAACCTTCATTGCTCATGCAGTCTGAGCACCGCAAATGATCGGGATTTGCCACTGTAGAGCCGCTGTCaggcaaaatgaaatgcaggCTGCGTGGTTCATTTCCTTCGGCGGCCAGATGGCCTTTCTGTGGTCCACAGGAGTTTCACTTTGTCACATCAGAGGTTTGTTTTCAGACATCACTGCCACTGCCTTGTGAACTTCGAGCTTAGTAATGCATTTGActcacctccctccccagctttatACTGCAAATGCCACAACAGCTCACAGAAAGCCTTTGCCTCCCAAGGAAAGCAGGACTGCCTGTCAGGACACTTACATAATGAGCAGGTTCATGAGCAAATGGCACTGCACTTCTGCCCGGGGCTACAGGAGGGAGGCTTGACATCGTTCTTCCAAGAACAGCTGAAAGATCCTACAGATGGGCTAGACTTGGCTTCCTTAAAACTTCAGTTCAAAAAAGCTGGCCACAGATCATCAGCAGCTAAAAGTTATGAGATTGGCCACCTTGCTGACATGAGAGGGTAAGAGCAAGGCGGATTTGGACCAAACCTTCCTCTTCATACCTCCTGTCAGATAGGGGCTCTGCCAATTCTGGCTGTACTCACATCATCTGTGTAAGAATCCAGAGAGGGATGAAATTGTTTAAATCCCTCATCAACTTACTCATTCTTTTTGCCTTGGCAATATTCTGTAACAGTCCTTTTCCAGTATTTAAATGAGCATTATGTGCAAAAATATATAcgtaaataaatatttataaatatatttaccaGTTGGCCACAGTCAATGGTCGAGGTAGGAGGAATGATGTCAAGAAAAGATCTTAGCTTTGCTCCCAGCTGTCTGTGAggctttgcaaagaaaatcagattGTGTCTATTGATCTTTAATACATCAAGACTCCAGGATTTTCCAATCTATCTGGCGCAAAAGGAACTGGTCAGCAAGAACGTAAGTTTCAGTCTGGTTCCAGGACCAAAGGGGGATGATCTTCCAGTAAATCTTAATTTCAGACTTCCCACCTCCAGCCTAATAGATGTTTGTGGCCTTACGTCCAAAGTGAATCTATCCACCAGCCAGTGGAAGTGCTGATTAAAACACTGACTTAGGTCCAATATCTTCATTTAGATCCTATTCAATATTTAATTAAGGCTGCAGAAGGAGCCGTTTCACTTCTTCCAAAGCTGACAAGGCACCCAGGTTATCAGTGCCACACGCCCCTGTCAGCATTAAACTCCCTGCAGGGTAGTGCAGGTGTGGGGCTGCCAACAGGGCCGGACGGGGACATGGGCAACGTGTCCAGGTGGCAGCTTCCTACCCCCAGTTTGTTGCCAGAATGGCAATAATTCCCCATTTTGTCACAGTTTGGGTCGCTACAAGTCCAAGGCAGGGCATATAGCCATAGGAAGCACGCCACAGGAGTCCCAGCCAGGCACCAGCACCTTCATGCCTTCACATAGCGCTGGCATTTTCTCTTGTTCCTTAAATAACATGGTACCATGTGTATCAATAAAACAGACCCCGTCCCTCTCACACAGTCTCAAACAGCTTATGCCAAttcaaagccattttttttgtatttatttgatttattactAGTCCTTCCTGAACATCACTCTTTTCCAATACATCACTAGctcatcttcagaaaaaaaatgagatatcTGCTTCCTTTTGACATACCAAAGTGGATCATTTGCCTTAGATTCCACCAATGTGAGCGTGTCTGCAGTGATTTGTCCTGTTCTTAGGGCTGGAAAAGGCAAAAGCACTGTGTCAGCGATAGCGGGTGGCTGTGGAGCAGAATGCATGCCTTGCAGGAACGTTCAGATCAATTTTGGATTACTACCTTGGGTGTTAGCAGCATCTTAGCCTTATTATGAAAATGCTCTGGCTGAGCCAATTAGCCCTAATTACAGGAGCGGCTATATTAGCCTTGGAGGAGTTGTAGCCTTACACAGTGATATTACTTTGATCTTTAAGTTATTTCCAGCATCTCTGCATGAACTTCGCTGTGccatttaatgagaaaatacagaaatatccCAGGTTAGAAATGGAGAGTGACCGGTGACTTTTCCAGGGAAAGGATAAGAACAGAGGTGGATAAATGCATTTCCTGAAATGAGTATGAGGCTgcctacatatatatatatataattttttttgtagCCAAGTAGCTTAAAAGGAGAGGACACTGCAAAAGCTTGAAAATCCTCTAAGCATATCTCCACTCAATTTATTCTAAAGCAGCATTAGGGGgcaaaaaatctaatttaaaactaagaaagaaagtaatgaaaaatacatctttttcaAATTCAATATGTTTCAAGCCCCGCGAGATATCTAGGATAGTGCAGAGCTAGTGAAAAGACGTTGCTTGAATGCACTGTCAGCAGTAGCTCACTATTCCTTGCAACATCACTAAGGAACAtgagttatttttgttctaatgGTGAGTGGGAAACTGAAGCAGAGAAGTTTTGTGATTTAGCCAAGCCCTGGGGAGCAAGGGGGGGACATACAGCTCAGAAAGCCCAATGTGGTGGTACCCAGCCCTGTGTCCTGCCATCCCTGCCCCTGGGCATTAAGAGCCGGTATAATCAGTGCTACCCCAGTGACAGGTTAATCAGCCCTGAGACGAGGAGGCTGTCACACACGGACTTAACTGTGCAGCCGATGGGAAGCAGGAGAGGTTCGTGAAATGCCACCGGGCATGCGGTGAAGCCTGCTGGGACCCAgagcccagccctggggcaTCTACAGCAAAAGGAGGGACACCCAGGGGAGagggggggcagcaggacagCCTCCATCCCAGGCACCCACCAGCAGGAGAGCCAAACATCAGCCAGGAGAAGGCAAGCAGGGGCAGTGCCTGCAAGAAGCAGCATCCCTGGGGGGCTGAGGGTGCTGTGGCCCTGTGGGAGTGTCCCCTGAGGCGTGGGGCTCCAGCCACATACAGTGTCAGTGGGACACGGTGGGGTGCTGATGGCATCCCATGTAGGAGGTCTGAGCAGGCTCTGGAGACCCAGCTGATGGCAGACACCATCACTGACCTGTCCCACCCCATATCTGTTTGAAGTTAATTGGGCTCTTACAGGGCTGTGCTTTAATACCAGGGGGTGTCTTGCGGGTGGGGCTcaagggaatggcctcaagttgcaccaggggaggttcagggtggaaatgaggagacatttctgtcagaaagagcagccaggcactgggacggggtgcccagggaggtggtggagtccccgtccctgggggtgctcaaggagaggttggacgtggtgcttggggacatggttcagtggtgacattggtggcagggggatggttggaccaggtgatctcgGAGATCTCCCCAGCCTCAACGACCGATCCCGATGCCTCCTGGGGCTGAGCTCCAACCCCAGCCACAGGCGGTGGGCGGCGGCCAGAGGGGGCGAGGCACACCCGTACCCCAaggcactgtgtgtgtgtgtgtgtgtgtgtgtgtagggacggggtttggggggggaggctgcagaAGACCTCCCCCCGTCCCCACAGCCGGCCAGGCAGCCTCACACCCACCCCCCCGCCCAGGGGCGGCTGCGCCATGCCGCCCCTCCCCAGGCGGTGAGGTCGGAGCGGcggggaagaagggaggagagggcGGCCCCCGCGGGGGGTCGTCGCCATGACGAGaggcagcgccgccgccgccgctgtcCCTTCAGCACcgcggcgggaggaggaggcggcgatGGCGGGACGCGGGCGGGGGCCGTCAGGGCGCCGCGGCCGCTGAGGGAGCACGGTAGGGAGGGAGCCCCCAAAATGGGGTTAATGGGGGCGGTGGGGACcagggggggaaggagaggtgcggggggtgaggagggagagggaggtgtgGGGGGAAAGGGGGTGGTAGGGGAAAGGGGCTGCGGGAGAGCGGGGAGCGGAGACAaagggggagccccggggggcttcggtgggagagggaaggggaaggggagggaagggggagagggggggaaaggtaaagggaaggagagggaggaaaaaaggggaaatgaaaggggagaaagagagggGTGAATGAGAGAGAGATGGGGGGAGATGGaaggaagagatgaaagaaaaagagaaggagatgAAAGACggatgaaagagaaagaggaggaaagaaggaaggaaggaaagaaagatggagaggaaaggagaggaaaaagagaaagatgaaaggaaagaaagacaaagatgaaaggaaagaaagaaaaagatgaaagaagaaagaaagagaaagagaaaaatgaaagaaaggaaagaaattggaaggaaggaaggagggaaggaaggaaggaaggaaggaaggaaggaaggaaggaaggaaggaaggaaggaaggaaggaaggaaggaaggaaggaaggaaggaaggaaggaaagagaaagaaagaaagaaaaagaaagaaagaaagaaagaaagaaagaaagaaagaaagaaagaaagaaagaaagaaagaaagaaagaaagaaagaaagaaagaaagaaagaaagaaagaaagaaagaaagaaagaaagaaagaaagaaaataataagagagaaagaaaatagctgagaaagaaaggatgaataaaagagaaagtCAATGGGTGAACATGCTGTAGATTTGCCCATTCTGCTGATTTTTTGTGCAATTGTATCCTAGGTTTTTACTCCCTGTACCCCCCTGGAAGGAGCTCACTATGACAGGGCAGAGTTTGAAGGCTTTATCTGAGGCAAATTTCGAAGACAATGAGATCAGCATCAACGTTGGAGGCTTTAAGAAAAAGATGAGATCCAACACATTGCTAAGGTTCCCCGAGACCAGACTGGGCAAACTGCTGAGCTGCCACTCAAAGGAGTCGATACTGGAGCTCTGCGACGACTATGATGACACCAAGAACGAATTTTATTTTGACAGGAACCCTGAGCTCTTCCCTTACGTGCTACACTTTTATAACACTGGCAAGCTCCATGTGATGGGTGaactctgtgtgttttctttcagccaGGAGATTGAATACTGGGGAATCAATGAATTCTTTATAGACTCATGCTGCAGTTACAGCTACCATGGGAGGAAAATGGAGCCAGACCAAGAGAAATGGGAGGAACAAAGTGACCAGGAAAGTACCACATCGTCTTTTGATGAGATCTTGGCATTCTACAACGATGCCTCAAAGTTTGACAAACAACCCTTTGGAAACATCAGGAGGCAGCTCTGGCTGGCTTTGGATAACCCTGGCTACTCAGTCTTAAGCCGAATCTTCAGTGTCCTTTCAATagtggtggtgctgggctccATCGTGACCATGTGCCTGAACAGCCTCCCAGACTTTCAGATTGTTGACAGCAACGGGACCCCCGAGGAGGACCCTCGCTTTGAAATCGTGGAACACTTTGGTATTGCATGGTTCACTTTTGAACTGGTGGCGAGATTTGCAGTAGCtcctgactttttaaaatttttcaagCATGCCCTGAATTTGATTGACCTAATGTCTATCCTACCATTTTATATTACCTTAATTGTCAACTTGGTGGTGGAAAGTAGTCCGACCTTGGCAAATTTAGGCAGGGTTGCACAAGTCCTGAGACTCATGAGGATCTTTCGCATCTTAAAGCTTGCTAGACACTCAACAGGTCTCAGGTCTCTTGGAGCCACCCTGAAGTATAGCTACAGAGAGGTAGGGCTTCTTTTACTTTACCTCTCTGTTGGCATCTCCATTTTCTCAGTTGTGGCTTACACCattgaaaaagaagagaacGAGGGGTTAGCCACCATCCCTGCTTGTTGGTGGTGGGCTACGGTTAGCATGACCACAGTTGGCTACGGGGATGTTGTGCCAGGGAGCACTGCTGGCAAGTTGACGGCATCTGCATGCATCCTAGCCGGTATCCTAGTGGTAGTGCTTCCCATTACACTGATCTTCAATAAATTCTCCCACTTCTACAGGCGTCAGAAGCAGTTAGAGAGTGCCATGAGAAGCTGTGATTTTGGCGATGGCATGAAAGAAGTTCCATCGGTCAATTTAAGGGACTACTATGCTTATAAAGTTAAATCCCTTATGGCCAGTCTTACCAATATGAGCAGGAGTACCCCCAGTGAGCTGAGCCTGAACGATTCACTGCATTAGTGTACAAGTTTGACAGCAGTTTGCATGAGAGCTATCAAGAGCTATGTTTATGaatgttttcttatttgtccttttttttttttttttttttttcccctagaggGTAATGTTGCTGACACTGCACTAACTTTGCACTTGAGAAACTAAAGAAATTTATATTACAAGTTGACAGTTTGCACATCCTCATCCTGTTGCATCGGTACTGAATGCTGACCTTTTCATACAAGTGTTACCACTGCCATGGCATTAGTGCTAGCAGTATAGTGATGATTTGCTACTTTGTGCACTTCCTCATTTGAGCAGAGAAATGAGCGTACCCGAGTGGAATAAAAATTCTCAGCTGTGAAACTAGGGATGAACAAATCACCTATCACCTATACTGGTATCTGTACTAGTTCAAGACCATCACGAGGCAAGTGTAGGACTTCTGATGCATTTTATAACCATTTTTAAAGAATCACCTGTGAATCACTGACATGGGAAcacttttccccttctttctgaCTGGTAATTCTGCTCGTCACGTGTCTGAACACACCTCTGAGCTTCACATTTCAGTGGAAGTTTGCTTACTCTTTAGCACACATGTTAAAAACTGGGTGttcttgttttgaaatgctgtgTACAGTAGCATTTTTTAGAAGCTCCTCAGTATAGACCTACCTCTGTTTCCAACATTAGGTCAACACCGAGCCCTCTGGAGAAGCCCAACCCTCATTTTCAGATAGCTGCATATTCAAAGACTTCCTCAAGTGACTGTAGGTGCAGAGGGGCATGAAGACATCTCAGGTTTCTCTTTTCAGAAGGGATGTGCTCACCGCTTGGTTCCAGTGAAATGCTCTGCGTTTCAGCCCATCAAAATGGTTCTGAGATTAGCCACACAAAAACGTGGGTTTTCAACAATTAGGAGCTCCAGTGGAAAATCTGGATTTGTttaatgaagagaaatattCCCACATGAACAGTACAGGCAGCATTTTAGGAACTGACATTCATATACTGCAAAAAGACTAATTATAAAGTTGCCATATGTGATGCTGAGATACAAAATCTAATTTTATCAGGAAAGCTTGAAAGCAGGTGTTGATGGCAGCCAATTCCATTACGCTTTCTGCCAAGGAAACtctaagggggaaaaaaaaataccctgcAAGTCACATTTTCCCTCTGAAAAGAACTCACAAGTTACAGCTAAGACTGTAAGGGCCTAAGAAAAGAACAGATACAGAAAAAGAGCTTAATACTGCACTCACTGTGGGCAGATCCTCCCACCCGGTTTTGTGACGTAGCCGGTTTAAATCCTCTCAAGGGCTGGCCTGTactttttcaagtctttttcttctaagaGAGCAGATCATCTGGGTTCTCAAGAGTAACCGTGAATCTGCATAAACTTGTTGTTTGAGTGATCAGCCTTTTCCCTTACGTAATTGTACAGAGATCAAACACTTGTAGCCAACGGGTAGAGCCTTCACATTGCTGGTGTGAGCTCTGCTATGAAACAAACTCCTGG includes:
- the KCNS2 gene encoding potassium voltage-gated channel subfamily S member 2; translated protein: MTGQSLKALSEANFEDNEISINVGGFKKKMRSNTLLRFPETRLGKLLSCHSKESILELCDDYDDTKNEFYFDRNPELFPYVLHFYNTGKLHVMGELCVFSFSQEIEYWGINEFFIDSCCSYSYHGRKMEPDQEKWEEQSDQESTTSSFDEILAFYNDASKFDKQPFGNIRRQLWLALDNPGYSVLSRIFSVLSIVVVLGSIVTMCLNSLPDFQIVDSNGTPEEDPRFEIVEHFGIAWFTFELVARFAVAPDFLKFFKHALNLIDLMSILPFYITLIVNLVVESSPTLANLGRVAQVLRLMRIFRILKLARHSTGLRSLGATLKYSYREVGLLLLYLSVGISIFSVVAYTIEKEENEGLATIPACWWWATVSMTTVGYGDVVPGSTAGKLTASACILAGILVVVLPITLIFNKFSHFYRRQKQLESAMRSCDFGDGMKEVPSVNLRDYYAYKVKSLMASLTNMSRSTPSELSLNDSLH